In one Gossypium hirsutum isolate 1008001.06 chromosome D09, Gossypium_hirsutum_v2.1, whole genome shotgun sequence genomic region, the following are encoded:
- the LOC121221044 gene encoding cryptochrome-1 isoform X1, with protein MSSSSKTIVWFRRDLRIDDNPALAAAARDGSVFPVYIWCPKEEEQFYPGRVSRWWLKQSLAHLEQSLKSLGAEFVLIKTHSTLSALLDCIKATGATKLVFNHLYDPVSLVRDHNIKEKLAEAGISVRSYNGDLLYEPWEIYDEKGQAFMTFDAYWDKCLNMQMEPISFLPPWRLVQVAVTGTVERCSIEDLGLENETEKASNALLGRAWSPGWGSADKAITEFVEHNLCDYSRSRLKVGGNSTSLLSPYLHFGELSVRKVFQSARMKQILWRREQNSQGEESVTLFLKAVGLREYSRYLTFNFPFTHERPLLSNLKYFPWNADVNRFKAWRQGRTGYPLVDAGMRELWATGWIHNRIRVIVSSFAVKFLLLPWRWGMKYFWDTLLDADLECDILGWQYISGSLPDGHELERLDSPQIQGSKFDPEGEYVRQWLPELARMPTEWIHHPWDAPHTVLKAAGVELGLNYPKPIIDIDIAREHLREAIFKMWEMEAAAKAATSDGMNEEVFDNSIGIETSAIPKVILKENSSCPTYSSNDQRVPSFQNGNNGSLHRKRAKCVEEERLPADKSNNHNKQTGTSRGEEDLCSTAESSASKRQSISRMSFSVPRSCSLSDGRPMQECELSDMKQSWQEKIDLEQTSSKNGN; from the exons TGGCAGCGTTTTCCCGGTTTATATATGGTGTCCTAAAGAGGAAGAACAGTTCTATCCAGGTCGAGTATCGCGATGGTGGTTGAAGCAATCTCTTGCTCATTTGGAACAGTCTTTGAAGTCTCTTGGTGCTGAATTTGTGCTGATTAAGACCCATAGTACTCTTTCAGCTCTTTTAGATTGCATCAAAGCTACCGGAGCGACTAAACTCGTGTTTAACCATCTTTATG ATCCGGTTTCGCTTGTTCGAGATCATAACATCAAAGAGAAACTTGCAGAGGCCGGGATTTCCGTGCGAAGCTATAATGGAGATTTGTTATATGAACCATGGGAGATATATGATGAGAAAGGGCAAGCTTTTATGACCTTCGATGCATATTGGGATAAGTGTTTGAACATGCAAATGGAACCCATTTCATTTCTTCCCCCATGGAGATTGGTCCAAGTTGCAG TGACAGGAACAGTAGAAAGGTGCTCTATTGAAGATTTGGGCCTcgaaaacgaaacagaaaaagcTAGCAATGCATTGTTAGGAAGAGCGTGGTCTCCAGGTTGGGGCAGCGCCGATAAGGCTATAACGGAGTTTGTTGAACATAATCTATGCGACTATTCAAGAAGTAGGCTTAAGGTTGGGGGCAACTCCACATCACTTTTGTCTCCGTATCTTCATTTCGGGGAGCTAAGTGTGAGGAAAGTTTTCCAGAGTGCAAGGATGAAACAGATACTATGGCGAAGAGAACAGAATTCTCAAGGGGAAGAGAGTGTGACACTTTTTCTGAAGGCTGTCGGGCTTAGAGAATATTCCCGGTACCTTACTTTCAACTTTCCGTTCACTCATGAGAGACCGTTGTTGAGCAACTTGAAGTATTTCCCTTGGAATGCTGATGTGAACCGTTTTAAGGCTTGGAGACAAGGTCGGACCGGATATCCGTTGGTGGATGCTGGAATGAGGGAGCTTTGGGCAACTGGTTGGATACACAACAGAATACGAGTGATTGTTTCGAGTTTCGCAGTGaagtttcttcttcttccatggagatggGGAATGAAGTACTTCTGGGACACACTTTTGGATGCGGATTTAGAATGCGATATTCTTGGTTGGCAGTACATCTCTGGGAGCTTACCGGATGGTCACGAGCTAGAACGATTAGACAGTCCACAG ATTCAAGGCTCCAAATTTGACCCTGAAGGTGAATATGTAAGGCAATGGCTGCCGGAGCTAGCGAGGATGCCGACCGAGTGGATCCATCATCCTTGGGATGCACCTCATACCGTGCTTAAAGCTGCAGGTGTGGAGTTGGGGTTGAACTATCCGAAACCCATAATAGATATCGATATAGCTAGAGAACATCTGAGAGAAGCTATATTTAAAATGTGGGAAATGGAAGCAGCTGCAAAGGCTGCAACTTCAGATGGGATGAACGAAGAGGTTTTCGACAATTCCATTGGTATTGAAACCTCCGCGATCCCAAAAGTTATCCTAAAGGAGAACTCTTCTTGTCCAACATATTCATCTAATGATCAAAGGGTTCCATCATTTCAAAATGGCAATAATGGTTCATTGCATAGGAAGAGAGCAAAATGTGTGGAAGAAGAAAGGTTGCCTGCTGATAAATCGAATAATCACAACAAACAAACAGGGACTTCTAGAGGAGAAGAAGACTTATGCTCGACAGCTGAGTCTTCAGCATCGAAGAGGCAAAGTATTAGCAGAATGTCATTCTCTGTTCCCCGGTCTTGTTCTTTGTCCGATGGCAGGCCTATGCAGGAGTGTGAATTGTCTGATATGAAGCAGTCATGGCAAGAAAAGATCGATTTGGAACAGACATCAAGCAAGAATGGTAATTAA
- the LOC121221044 gene encoding cryptochrome-1 isoform X2: protein MSSSSKTIVWFRRDLRIDDNPALAAAARDGSVFPVYIWCPKEEEQFYPGRVSRWWLKQSLAHLEQSLKSLGAEFVLIKTHSTLSALLDCIKATGATKLVFNHLYDPVSLVRDHNIKEKLAEAGISVRSYNGDLLYEPWEIYDEKGQAFMTFDAYWDKCLNMQMEPISFLPPWRLVQVAGTVERCSIEDLGLENETEKASNALLGRAWSPGWGSADKAITEFVEHNLCDYSRSRLKVGGNSTSLLSPYLHFGELSVRKVFQSARMKQILWRREQNSQGEESVTLFLKAVGLREYSRYLTFNFPFTHERPLLSNLKYFPWNADVNRFKAWRQGRTGYPLVDAGMRELWATGWIHNRIRVIVSSFAVKFLLLPWRWGMKYFWDTLLDADLECDILGWQYISGSLPDGHELERLDSPQIQGSKFDPEGEYVRQWLPELARMPTEWIHHPWDAPHTVLKAAGVELGLNYPKPIIDIDIAREHLREAIFKMWEMEAAAKAATSDGMNEEVFDNSIGIETSAIPKVILKENSSCPTYSSNDQRVPSFQNGNNGSLHRKRAKCVEEERLPADKSNNHNKQTGTSRGEEDLCSTAESSASKRQSISRMSFSVPRSCSLSDGRPMQECELSDMKQSWQEKIDLEQTSSKNGN, encoded by the exons TGGCAGCGTTTTCCCGGTTTATATATGGTGTCCTAAAGAGGAAGAACAGTTCTATCCAGGTCGAGTATCGCGATGGTGGTTGAAGCAATCTCTTGCTCATTTGGAACAGTCTTTGAAGTCTCTTGGTGCTGAATTTGTGCTGATTAAGACCCATAGTACTCTTTCAGCTCTTTTAGATTGCATCAAAGCTACCGGAGCGACTAAACTCGTGTTTAACCATCTTTATG ATCCGGTTTCGCTTGTTCGAGATCATAACATCAAAGAGAAACTTGCAGAGGCCGGGATTTCCGTGCGAAGCTATAATGGAGATTTGTTATATGAACCATGGGAGATATATGATGAGAAAGGGCAAGCTTTTATGACCTTCGATGCATATTGGGATAAGTGTTTGAACATGCAAATGGAACCCATTTCATTTCTTCCCCCATGGAGATTGGTCCAAGTTGCAG GAACAGTAGAAAGGTGCTCTATTGAAGATTTGGGCCTcgaaaacgaaacagaaaaagcTAGCAATGCATTGTTAGGAAGAGCGTGGTCTCCAGGTTGGGGCAGCGCCGATAAGGCTATAACGGAGTTTGTTGAACATAATCTATGCGACTATTCAAGAAGTAGGCTTAAGGTTGGGGGCAACTCCACATCACTTTTGTCTCCGTATCTTCATTTCGGGGAGCTAAGTGTGAGGAAAGTTTTCCAGAGTGCAAGGATGAAACAGATACTATGGCGAAGAGAACAGAATTCTCAAGGGGAAGAGAGTGTGACACTTTTTCTGAAGGCTGTCGGGCTTAGAGAATATTCCCGGTACCTTACTTTCAACTTTCCGTTCACTCATGAGAGACCGTTGTTGAGCAACTTGAAGTATTTCCCTTGGAATGCTGATGTGAACCGTTTTAAGGCTTGGAGACAAGGTCGGACCGGATATCCGTTGGTGGATGCTGGAATGAGGGAGCTTTGGGCAACTGGTTGGATACACAACAGAATACGAGTGATTGTTTCGAGTTTCGCAGTGaagtttcttcttcttccatggagatggGGAATGAAGTACTTCTGGGACACACTTTTGGATGCGGATTTAGAATGCGATATTCTTGGTTGGCAGTACATCTCTGGGAGCTTACCGGATGGTCACGAGCTAGAACGATTAGACAGTCCACAG ATTCAAGGCTCCAAATTTGACCCTGAAGGTGAATATGTAAGGCAATGGCTGCCGGAGCTAGCGAGGATGCCGACCGAGTGGATCCATCATCCTTGGGATGCACCTCATACCGTGCTTAAAGCTGCAGGTGTGGAGTTGGGGTTGAACTATCCGAAACCCATAATAGATATCGATATAGCTAGAGAACATCTGAGAGAAGCTATATTTAAAATGTGGGAAATGGAAGCAGCTGCAAAGGCTGCAACTTCAGATGGGATGAACGAAGAGGTTTTCGACAATTCCATTGGTATTGAAACCTCCGCGATCCCAAAAGTTATCCTAAAGGAGAACTCTTCTTGTCCAACATATTCATCTAATGATCAAAGGGTTCCATCATTTCAAAATGGCAATAATGGTTCATTGCATAGGAAGAGAGCAAAATGTGTGGAAGAAGAAAGGTTGCCTGCTGATAAATCGAATAATCACAACAAACAAACAGGGACTTCTAGAGGAGAAGAAGACTTATGCTCGACAGCTGAGTCTTCAGCATCGAAGAGGCAAAGTATTAGCAGAATGTCATTCTCTGTTCCCCGGTCTTGTTCTTTGTCCGATGGCAGGCCTATGCAGGAGTGTGAATTGTCTGATATGAAGCAGTCATGGCAAGAAAAGATCGATTTGGAACAGACATCAAGCAAGAATGGTAATTAA
- the LOC107929101 gene encoding carboxyl-terminal-processing peptidase 2, chloroplastic isoform X1 encodes MEVLASSSASSTYPLFTLDNPNKPFSFTFNPIIISQVHPWKSFPGKKIEARLLCRILCKRTNLDNSGSWRSSTNAICKHKFVFHALCRLDKNFTSQSGLFAIRHGHLLRSWNTSSHQKVISHSQKIREHFSVVFVRLVAAMLLVTSASVALSNTPSWALSEENLLFLEAWRTIDRAYIDKTFNGQSWFRYREDALRNEPMNNREETYMAIRKMLATLNDPFTRFLEPEKFKSLRSGTQGALTGVGLSIGYPTESEGSRTGLVVISATPGGPANQAGISSGDIILEIDNASTESVGIYEAAERLQGPEGSSVELTVQTGPEIKHLTLTRAKISLNPVKSRLCEVPGSEKNYPKIGYIKLTSFNQKASAAVKEAIDTLRSNNVNAFVLDLRDNSGGLFPEGIETAKIWLDKGVIVYICDNRGVRDIYDTDGSSAIAASEPLAVLVNKGTASASEILAGALKDNKRAVLFGEPTYGKGKIQSVFQLSDGSGLAVTVARYETPAHNDINKVGVIPDHPLPNSFPKDDDGFCGCLQDPASACYVNNVQLFKR; translated from the exons ATGGAAGTGCTAGCAAGCTCCTCTGCATCTTCTACATACCCTCTTTTCACTTTAGATAACCCCAACAAACCATTTTCTTTCACATTCAACCCCATCATCATTTCTCAG GTTCATCCATGGAAATCTTTTCCTGGTAAGAAGATTGAAGCTCGATTATTGTGTCGGATTTTGTGTAAACGGACGAATCTCGACAACTCTGGAAGTTGGCGCAGCAGTACTAATGCGATTTGCAAGCACAAGTTTGTGTTTCACGCACTCTGCAGACTGGATAAAAACTTTACATCTCAGTCTGGTTTATTTGCAATAAGGCATGGGCACCTACTTAGATCCTGGAATACAAGTAGTCATCAAAAGGTGATTAGTCATTCGCAAAAGATCAGAGAACATTTCTCGGTTGTTTTCGTTCGCTTAGTTGCTGCTATGTTGCTGGTTACTTCTGCTTCCGTTGCTCTAAGCAACACGCCCTCAT GGGCGCTTTCTGAAGAAAATCTCCTCTTTCTAGAGGCATGGAGAACGATAGACCGTGCATATATTGACAAAACTTTCAATGGACAAAGTTGGTTTCGTTACAGAGAAGATGCACTTCGAAATGAACCGATGAACAATAGAGAAGAGACAT ACATGGCTATAAGAAAGATGCTCGCAACACTGAATGATCCTTTCACTAGGTTTCTAGAGCCCGAGAAGTTCAAGAGTTTGCGG TCGGGTACTCAAGGGGCTCTTACAGGTGTAGGGCTATCGATTGGTTACCCAACAGAATCTGAAGGATCACGAACTGGGCTCGTTGTTATTTCAGCTACTCCCGGAGGCCCCGCAAATCAGGCCGGCATTTCATCTGGCGATATTATCTTGGAAATAGATAATGCAAGCACGGAAAGCGTGGGCATCTATGAGGCAGCAGAGAGATTGCA GGGACCAGAAGGAAGTTCCGTGGAATTAACAGTTCAAACTGGACCTGAAATAAAGCACTTAACTCTCAC GCGAGCAAAGATTTCACTAAATCCTGTAAAATCAAGGCTATGCGAAGTTCCTGGTTCGGAAAAGAACTACCCAAAAATCGGTTATATTAAGCTAACATCATTCAACCAAAAGGCTTCCG CTGCTGTCAAGGAAGCGATCGATACTTTAAGGAGTAATAATGTTAATGCCTTTGTGTTGGACCTTCGTGATAATAG CGGTGGGCTTTTCCCTGAAGGAATCGAAACCGCCAAGATCTG GTTAGACAAAGGCGTGATTGTGTATATTTGTGATAATCGTGGTGTTCGAGATATATACGACACGGATGGAAGCTCAGCAATAGCAGCTTCAGAACCCCTAGCTGTACTG GTGAACAAGGGTACTGCAAGTGCAAGTGAAATTTTAGCTGGTGCATTGAAAGATAATAAGCGTGCAGTATTGTTCGGAGAACCGACATACGGGAAAGG CAAGATCCAATCGGTTTTTCAGCTATCTGATGGCTCTGGATTGGCTGTTACCGTAGCTCGTTACGAGACACCTGCACACAATGATATCAACAAG GTTGGTGTGATCCCGGACCATCCTCTACCAAACTCATTTCCGAAGGATGATGACGGTTTTTGTGGCTGCCTTCAAGACCCTGCATCTGCTTGCTATGTTAATAATGTTCAGCTATTTAAAAGATAA
- the LOC107929101 gene encoding carboxyl-terminal-processing peptidase 2, chloroplastic isoform X2 has product MEVLASSSASSTYPLFTLDNPNKPFSFTFNPIIISQVHPWKSFPGKKIEARLLCRILCKRTNLDNSGSWRSSTNAICKHKFVFHALCRLDKNFTSQSGLFAIRHGHLLRSWNTSSHQKVISHSQKIREHFSVVFVRLVAAMLLVTSASVALSNTPSWALSEENLLFLEAWRTIDRAYIDKTFNGQSWFRYREDALRNEPMNNREETYMAIRKMLATLNDPFTRFLEPEKFKSLRSGTQGALTGVGLSIGYPTESEGSRTGLVVISATPGGPANQAGISSGDIILEIDNASTESVGIYEAAERLQGPEGSSVELTVQTGPEIKHLTLTGGLFPEGIETAKIWLDKGVIVYICDNRGVRDIYDTDGSSAIAASEPLAVLVNKGTASASEILAGALKDNKRAVLFGEPTYGKGKIQSVFQLSDGSGLAVTVARYETPAHNDINKVGVIPDHPLPNSFPKDDDGFCGCLQDPASACYVNNVQLFKR; this is encoded by the exons ATGGAAGTGCTAGCAAGCTCCTCTGCATCTTCTACATACCCTCTTTTCACTTTAGATAACCCCAACAAACCATTTTCTTTCACATTCAACCCCATCATCATTTCTCAG GTTCATCCATGGAAATCTTTTCCTGGTAAGAAGATTGAAGCTCGATTATTGTGTCGGATTTTGTGTAAACGGACGAATCTCGACAACTCTGGAAGTTGGCGCAGCAGTACTAATGCGATTTGCAAGCACAAGTTTGTGTTTCACGCACTCTGCAGACTGGATAAAAACTTTACATCTCAGTCTGGTTTATTTGCAATAAGGCATGGGCACCTACTTAGATCCTGGAATACAAGTAGTCATCAAAAGGTGATTAGTCATTCGCAAAAGATCAGAGAACATTTCTCGGTTGTTTTCGTTCGCTTAGTTGCTGCTATGTTGCTGGTTACTTCTGCTTCCGTTGCTCTAAGCAACACGCCCTCAT GGGCGCTTTCTGAAGAAAATCTCCTCTTTCTAGAGGCATGGAGAACGATAGACCGTGCATATATTGACAAAACTTTCAATGGACAAAGTTGGTTTCGTTACAGAGAAGATGCACTTCGAAATGAACCGATGAACAATAGAGAAGAGACAT ACATGGCTATAAGAAAGATGCTCGCAACACTGAATGATCCTTTCACTAGGTTTCTAGAGCCCGAGAAGTTCAAGAGTTTGCGG TCGGGTACTCAAGGGGCTCTTACAGGTGTAGGGCTATCGATTGGTTACCCAACAGAATCTGAAGGATCACGAACTGGGCTCGTTGTTATTTCAGCTACTCCCGGAGGCCCCGCAAATCAGGCCGGCATTTCATCTGGCGATATTATCTTGGAAATAGATAATGCAAGCACGGAAAGCGTGGGCATCTATGAGGCAGCAGAGAGATTGCA GGGACCAGAAGGAAGTTCCGTGGAATTAACAGTTCAAACTGGACCTGAAATAAAGCACTTAACTCTCAC CGGTGGGCTTTTCCCTGAAGGAATCGAAACCGCCAAGATCTG GTTAGACAAAGGCGTGATTGTGTATATTTGTGATAATCGTGGTGTTCGAGATATATACGACACGGATGGAAGCTCAGCAATAGCAGCTTCAGAACCCCTAGCTGTACTG GTGAACAAGGGTACTGCAAGTGCAAGTGAAATTTTAGCTGGTGCATTGAAAGATAATAAGCGTGCAGTATTGTTCGGAGAACCGACATACGGGAAAGG CAAGATCCAATCGGTTTTTCAGCTATCTGATGGCTCTGGATTGGCTGTTACCGTAGCTCGTTACGAGACACCTGCACACAATGATATCAACAAG GTTGGTGTGATCCCGGACCATCCTCTACCAAACTCATTTCCGAAGGATGATGACGGTTTTTGTGGCTGCCTTCAAGACCCTGCATCTGCTTGCTATGTTAATAATGTTCAGCTATTTAAAAGATAA
- the LOC107929073 gene encoding DEAD-box ATP-dependent RNA helicase 13 — MATPSPPQRQQEEKQSVSLSKKKNQNRKRTKHDPELERLDSLPWNSSLPNEEEDDAFSLFIGSGDLDGGFLSLEEIDESDYGLDVPGAKKKISNKNSKLKKQKLEEVTEGSREDAEAEAEPEPAEGMAEEKNVKAKKKKKKSRKKKAKAVQQEDESATVIDSKDDEKEQMLYEDEAEAYAEFYAWNELRLHPLLMKSISRLGFKEPTPIQRTCIPAAAHQGKDVIGAAETGSGKTLAFGLPIFQRLLEEREKAANMLEEKGEEAGKYAPKGVLRALIITPTRELTLQVTDHLKEFAKDINVRVVPIVGGMSAEKQERLLKTRPEVIVGTPGRLWELMSGGEKHLVELHSLSFFVLDEADRMVEAGHFRELQSIIEMLPMTSGTTDGQSQNTQNCVTVSSLSRKKRQTFVFSATLALSADFRKKLKRGSLKSKQSTDGLNSIEILSERAGMKPNAAIVDLTNASILAKNLEESFIECREEDKDAYLYYILSIHGEGRTIVFCTSIAALRHISSILRILGVNVSTLHAQMQQRARLKAIDRFRANEHGILVATDVAARGLDIPGVRTVVHYQLPHSAEVYVHRSGRTARASSDGCSIALISPNDSAKFASLCKSFAKESIKHFPLESSYMPEVMKRLSLARQIDKISRKDSQERANKSWLERSAESLELVVENYDSEEERVKNFKQKKASSNHLKKLQQELNGLLSRPLRPKTFSHRYPTAAGVTHLIQHQFEELAKQNGDDNLVLGENKRRKMVVIGQDCVEPLQALRSAGHEVHMDVKERVEKRRNAESLRRKRKEEKKRLRDQRRKQKKQSQGRE, encoded by the exons ATGGCCACCCCTTCACCGCCGCAACGACAACAAGAAGAAAAGCAATCGGTTTCACtttcaaagaaaaagaatcaaaacAGGAAGAGAACAAAACATGACCCAGAACTCGAACGACTCGACTCACTTCCTTGGAACTCTTCTCTTCCCAACGAAGAAGAAGATGACGCATTCTCTCTCTTCATTGGCTCTGGGGACCTCGACGGAG GCTTTCTTTCCCTTGAAGAGATCGATGAATCTGATTATGGTTTAGATGTGCCTGGAGCTAAGAAGAAAATTtctaataaaaattcaaaattgaagAAACAAAAACTTGAGGAAGTCACTGAGGGCTCTCGTGAAGATGCTGAAGCTGAAGCTGAACCCGAACCCGCAGAGGGAATGGCAGAGGAGAAGAATGTGAAggccaaaaagaagaaaaagaagagtagGAAGAAAAAGGCAAAGGCTGTTCAACAAGAGGATGAGTCTGCAACTG TTATTGACAGCAAAGATGATGAGAAAGAACAGATGCTTTATGAAGATGAAGCTGAAGCATATGCTGAATTTTATGCATGGAATGAGTTGAGACTTCACCCTCTGCTTATGAAATCAATATCTCGGCTTGGTTTCAAGGAACCTACTCCCATACAGAGAACTTGTATTCCTGCTGCTGCTCATCAGGGAAAG GATGTTATTGGTGCTGCTGAGACGGGATCTGGGAAAACACTAGCCTTTGGCCTGCCCATTTTCCAACGTCTCTTAGAAGAAAGGGAAAAAGCTGCAAACATGCTTGAGGAGAAGGGTGAAGAAGCAGGAAAGTATGCTCCAAAAGGTGTTTTACGAGCTCTTATCATTACTCCTACTAGGGAACTTACGCTCCAG GTTACAGATCATCTTAAGGAATTTGCCAAGGATATCAATGTTAGAGTGGTTCCCATTGTTGGTGGCATGTCAGCAGAGAAACAGGAACGTCTATTAAAAACGAGGCCTGAGGTAATTGTTGGAACTCCAGGGAGATTATGGGAGCTTATGTCAGGGGGAGAAAAACATCTTGTTGAG TTACATTCATTATCATTCTTTGTACTGGACGAGGCTGATCGGATGGTTGAAGCGGGACATTTCCGAGAGTTACAGTCCATAATTGAAATGCTCCCTATGACCAGTGGTACTACTGACGGACAATCTCAAAACACGCAGAATTGTGTTACGGTTTCAAGCTTATCAAGAAAAAAGAGACAAACATTTGTTTTTTCTGCAACTTTAGCACTTTCTGCTGATTTTCGCAAGAAGCTAAAGCGTGGTTCATTAAAATCCAAGCAGTCCACCGACGGGCTGAATTCGATTGAAATTCTCTCTGAGCGAGCAGGAATGAAACCCAATGCTGCAATTGTTGATTTGACAAATGCATCAATTTTAGCAAAGAACCTTGAGGAATCTTTTATTGA ATGCAGGGAAGAAGATAAAGACGCCTATCTGTATTACATTTTGAGTATTCACGGTGAAGGGAGAACAATTGTTTTCTGTACATCGATTGCAGCTTTGCGTCATATTTCTTCAATATTGCGCATCCTTGGCGTCAATGTTTCAACTCTTCATGCTCAGATGCAGCAGCGAGCTCGGTTGAAG GCCATTGACCGTTTTCGTGCAAATGAACATGGCATTCTTGTTGCCACTGATGTTGCAGCAAGGGGCCTTGATATTCCCGGTGTTCGAACCGTTGTCCACTATCAACTTCCTCATTCAGCAGAA GTTTATGTCCATAGAAGTGGAAGAACTGCTAGAGCCTCTTCTGATGGGTGCAGCATTGCTCTTATCTCTCCAAATGATTCCGCAAAGTTTGCCTCTCTTTGCAAATCATTTGCTAAG GAAAGCATCAAACATTTTCCTTTAGAGAGCTCTTACATGCCTGAGGTCATGAAACGACTATCTCTAGCACGCCAAATTGACAAGATCTCACGGAAAGATTCCCAG GAAAGGGCGAATAAAAGCTGGTTGGAACGGAGTGCCGAGTCTTTAGAATTAGTAGTTGAGAATTACGATAGTGAGGAGGAACGAGTGAAGAATTTCAAGCAAAAGAAAGCCAGCTCTAATCACTTAAAGAAGTTACAACAG GAGCTCAATGGATTGCTTTCACGACCACTGCGCCCGAAAACATTTTCACATCGCTATCCAACTGCA GCCGGTGTTACACATCTTATACAGCATCAATTTGAAGAATTGGCTAAGCAAAATGGAGATGACAACTTGGTTTTGGGTGAAAACAAGAGACGGAAGATGGTGGTTATCGGTCAAGATTGCGTGGAACCACTCCAGGCACTTCGGAGTGCTGGTCATGAG GTGCACATGGATGTAAAAGAGAGGGTGGAAAAACGAAGAAATGCCGAGAGtttgagaagaaaaaggaaagaggagaagaaac GTTTACGCGACCAGCGTAGAAAGCAGAAGAAACAATCTCAAGGGAGAGAGTAA